The window GGAACGGAGACAGGCGGTGAAGGCCACCTGCGCCCTCACTGCGGGCTACTGGCCGGGGGAGCACCTGGTCCGGGAACTGCAGGATCACGTCAAGCGGGTCACGGCGCCATACAAGTACCCGCGCGAGGTCAGTTCGTGGATGAGCTGCCCAAGACCATCAGCGGCAAAATCCAGAAGTACAAGCTCCCCGAAAGGGCCGCTGAAATGTTCCCGGACGCCTGACCGCGGGGGCGCGGGGAGCCTGGGCACATGAGCGTGAAGAGAGGTCCATCACAGATGCTGGAAAATCTCCCGACGCGGTTTCTTCTCTCCCCTGTTGTCTACCACGCCGTCCGCCTTTTCATGGGGGGGCTTTTCATCTACTCGGGCGTGCCCAAGCTCGCGGACATCGCCGGGTTCGGCGCGTCCGTCGCGGCCTACGGAATCCTTCCGGCCTTTTTCATCCCCTGCGCCGCGGTCGGGCTGCCGGCGATGGAGGTGGCGGCCGGCCTGGGAACCCTCCTGAACCGCCGCTGGGCCATCCTGGGGCTCCTGGCCATGATGATCCTGTTCCTTGGCGTCGTCGGCTACGGGGTGGCGACGGGCCTTGAGATCGACTGCGGCTGCTTTTCCACGGAAACCGGGAAAAAGGCGGAAACAGCCCCGAAGGACGGGCAGGCCGAAGACAGGCTGATCCTCGAGATCCCCGACCAGGAGGCGGTCGGCCTCTTCGACGACACCGAGGTTTTCGTGGGTCCGGTTCAGCCGGCCGGGGACGAGGAGACCTGTTCCGAGGAAGAGGCGGCCGCGGCGGGCACGAGCCTGCGACAGGCCC is drawn from bacterium and contains these coding sequences:
- a CDS encoding DoxX family membrane protein → MSVKRGPSQMLENLPTRFLLSPVVYHAVRLFMGGLFIYSGVPKLADIAGFGASVAAYGILPAFFIPCAAVGLPAMEVAAGLGTLLNRRWAILGLLAMMILFLGVVGYGVATGLEIDCGCFSTETGKKAETAPKDGQAEDRLILEIPDQEAVGLFDDTEVFVGPVQPAGDEETCSEEEAAAAGTSLRQALVRDVYLFLGALYLVAWPDLRRRYRRPERASG